The following proteins are co-located in the Paludibaculum fermentans genome:
- the flgK gene encoding flagellar hook-associated protein FlgK, giving the protein MGSLMVSLRNAAGSMGVFEKAMGVVQSNVTNASTPGYARQRVEFQSQRIQPELGLSGGVTWSGTLDSRSSFAEDNVRKRATEFGAADEMAAQLKRVEPLFDITGDSGVPGALTNLVEAFSALTTAPNDNAMRQTAIDRATQVADSFHALSNGLAEASHTVDRSLQDQVGTINSTLAKIVEINREFRSDARAVSDAGLQAQMATLQEDLSESGDFTILKAEDGSATIFLGGQVMVAAGDKAYPLSVDASGAQTRLLDSHGQDVTDKVAGGRISSLLTLRNSTLPEHQSEIDRMAQVLADTVNTALGGGVDRTGQPPTQNLFEYDAGLGAARTLRTNALQPGDLALADSSAPGGNGVALKLADLSQAKSIDGLTFSEFYGNRAASLGLQLQSAKESVDTKTQLVAQARQLRDEVQQVDLNEEAILIIQYQRGYQASAKLVQTLNDMTEIALGLLR; this is encoded by the coding sequence ATGGGCAGCTTGATGGTGTCGCTGCGCAACGCAGCCGGATCGATGGGTGTATTTGAGAAGGCGATGGGCGTCGTGCAATCGAACGTCACCAACGCCTCGACGCCGGGCTATGCGCGGCAGCGGGTTGAGTTTCAATCACAACGGATCCAGCCCGAGTTAGGGTTATCCGGCGGCGTCACTTGGAGCGGAACGCTGGATTCCCGGAGTTCTTTCGCTGAAGACAACGTGAGAAAGCGGGCCACTGAATTCGGAGCGGCCGATGAGATGGCGGCGCAATTGAAGAGGGTGGAGCCGCTGTTTGACATCACTGGCGATTCGGGCGTGCCGGGGGCGCTGACGAACCTGGTGGAGGCGTTCTCGGCCTTGACCACTGCGCCGAATGACAATGCGATGAGGCAGACAGCGATCGACCGGGCGACGCAGGTGGCGGACAGTTTCCACGCCCTCTCCAACGGCCTTGCCGAGGCATCGCATACGGTGGACCGGTCGTTGCAAGATCAGGTCGGCACCATCAATTCCACGTTGGCCAAGATTGTCGAGATCAATCGCGAATTCCGTTCGGACGCACGCGCGGTGAGCGATGCGGGTCTGCAGGCGCAGATGGCCACCCTGCAGGAAGATCTTTCGGAGAGCGGGGACTTTACCATCCTGAAGGCGGAAGATGGCAGTGCGACGATCTTCCTGGGCGGGCAGGTGATGGTGGCGGCGGGGGATAAGGCCTATCCTCTATCGGTTGACGCGAGTGGAGCCCAGACGCGACTGCTGGATTCGCACGGGCAGGACGTGACGGACAAAGTAGCGGGCGGGCGCATCAGCAGTCTCCTGACGCTGCGGAATAGTACGCTCCCCGAGCACCAGTCTGAGATTGATCGGATGGCGCAGGTTCTGGCCGATACCGTGAATACGGCCCTGGGCGGCGGGGTGGATCGTACCGGTCAACCACCTACACAGAACTTGTTTGAGTACGATGCCGGACTGGGCGCGGCACGGACCCTGCGGACGAATGCCCTGCAGCCAGGGGACCTGGCGTTGGCCGACAGTTCGGCTCCCGGTGGCAATGGGGTGGCGTTGAAGCTGGCGGACCTGTCCCAGGCCAAAAGTATCGACGGACTGACGTTCAGCGAGTTCTACGGCAACCGGGCGGCCTCGCTTGGCCTGCAATTGCAGAGTGCCAAGGAGAGCGTCGATACCAAGACCCAACTGGTAGCCCAGGCCCGCCAGTTGAGAGACGAGGTGCAGCAGGTGGATTTGAATGAAGAGGCGATTCTGATCATTCAATACCAGCGCGGCTATCAGGCGTCGGCCAAGCTGGTACAAACCCTGAACGACATGACCGAAATCGCGCTGGGTTTGCTGCGGTGA
- a CDS encoding thiol-disulfide isomerase, which translates to MFIRYLLLGLTCAPIWAAPAASVTYYKDVLPVLQKNCQSCHRPGEAAPMSFQTYDTTRPWAKSIKQAVQTRKMPPWFADPHTGQFTNDRSLAKADIDLLTRWADTGAPAGDPKQAPAPVQFADGWQMGKPDRVYEMPVDFQVPASGTLEYTYFVIPTGFTEDRWVTASEARPGNRAIVHHMIAFVRAPGSKWMADAKPGIPFIPKDERGSGGEGRDGMADEWLAGYAPGTPPMQLKPGQARLVPAGSDIVFQVHYTANGKAQSDRSRLGLKFATGPVAERVTMAAASTSKFAIPPGDANYQVKAVTTLAAPARLVNLQPHMHLRGKAFSYKLIYPDGRTRELLNVPRYDFNWQLVYEPAGDLTLPAGTQMECIATYDNSANNPFNPDPKKEVHWGDQSWEEMMIGFFDIAIDPKMDRRELYPRRKSAKKPASSGD; encoded by the coding sequence TTGTTCATCCGTTATCTGCTCCTGGGCCTGACGTGTGCCCCAATTTGGGCCGCACCCGCGGCTTCCGTCACTTATTACAAGGACGTCCTGCCCGTTCTGCAGAAGAACTGCCAGTCCTGCCATCGGCCCGGCGAAGCGGCGCCCATGTCCTTCCAGACTTACGACACCACCAGACCCTGGGCTAAGTCCATCAAACAGGCGGTCCAAACCCGCAAGATGCCGCCGTGGTTCGCCGATCCGCACACCGGCCAGTTCACGAACGACCGCTCTCTCGCCAAGGCCGACATCGACCTCCTCACCCGCTGGGCCGACACCGGAGCCCCGGCCGGCGACCCCAAGCAGGCACCGGCCCCCGTCCAGTTTGCCGACGGCTGGCAGATGGGTAAACCCGACCGTGTCTATGAGATGCCCGTCGACTTCCAGGTCCCGGCCTCCGGCACCCTGGAATACACCTACTTCGTCATCCCCACCGGTTTCACAGAGGACCGCTGGGTCACCGCCTCCGAAGCCCGCCCCGGCAACCGTGCCATCGTGCACCACATGATCGCCTTTGTACGCGCGCCCGGATCCAAGTGGATGGCCGACGCCAAACCTGGTATTCCTTTCATTCCAAAGGACGAGCGAGGCTCAGGCGGCGAGGGCCGCGACGGCATGGCCGACGAGTGGCTGGCCGGCTACGCACCCGGCACCCCACCCATGCAGCTGAAACCCGGCCAGGCCCGCCTCGTGCCCGCCGGCAGCGACATCGTCTTCCAGGTCCACTACACCGCCAACGGCAAGGCGCAATCCGACCGTTCCCGTCTGGGGTTGAAGTTCGCCACCGGACCCGTAGCCGAGCGCGTCACCATGGCCGCCGCCTCCACCAGCAAATTCGCCATCCCGCCCGGCGACGCCAACTACCAGGTGAAGGCCGTCACCACCCTGGCCGCTCCGGCAAGGCTCGTCAACCTCCAGCCGCACATGCACTTGCGGGGCAAGGCCTTCTCCTACAAGCTGATCTATCCCGACGGCCGCACCCGGGAATTGCTCAACGTGCCGCGTTACGACTTCAATTGGCAGCTCGTCTATGAACCCGCCGGCGACCTGACACTGCCCGCCGGAACCCAGATGGAGTGCATCGCCACCTACGACAACTCGGCCAACAACCCGTTCAACCCGGATCCCAAGAAGGAGGTCCACTGGGGTGACCAGAGCTGGGAGGAGATGATGATCGGCTTCTTCGACATCGCCATCGACCCCAAAATGGACCGCCGCGAACTCTATCCGCGCCGAAAGTCCGCGAAAAAGCCGGCGTCCTCCGGCGACTAA
- a CDS encoding S8/S53 family peptidase, protein MSEIVLTVPNNRAGAIALDTIRNRGEQRRDYLYLGDLSRFLPGSLLTEYLPQLPAGFHLIEVREEIGDALIRDFLGLHREPDATSGERGHILSAEPNWGFSLCAPPGGSPVLQPAHAMYMAQLQVQQAHAQGNQGACAHIALIDTGADGVAIDDYYDLLDPITYHPGKAAAADAVGHGTALATLIREVAPQCTLTVIRTTDSTTIPLWHLLAGIAMAVIDAQAEILNLSLGLANITGTCTRCGASPTARGFALEYLMKALRRMASHWFPGLQPPTYVAATGNDGSGQGFFLPARYDVSLAVGSVNQKGQRSSFSTYGSYQHSNYVMAPGGEKANGRTTEFPVSDNNDDYCGTSIAAAYASSVLALLRTDDSSADLLQLAAQKVSAASPASVCGSGRIEYS, encoded by the coding sequence ATGAGTGAGATCGTCCTCACGGTGCCCAACAACCGCGCCGGCGCGATCGCCCTCGACACCATCCGCAACCGGGGCGAACAGCGCCGCGACTACCTTTATCTCGGCGACCTTTCGCGCTTCCTGCCCGGCTCCCTGTTGACCGAATACCTTCCTCAACTCCCAGCCGGCTTCCATCTGATCGAGGTCCGCGAGGAGATCGGCGACGCGCTCATCCGCGATTTCCTGGGCCTGCACCGCGAGCCGGACGCCACCTCGGGCGAACGAGGCCACATCCTCTCGGCCGAGCCGAACTGGGGCTTCAGCCTGTGCGCCCCGCCCGGAGGAAGCCCCGTACTTCAGCCGGCCCACGCCATGTACATGGCCCAACTCCAGGTACAACAGGCGCATGCCCAGGGCAACCAGGGCGCCTGCGCTCACATCGCGCTCATCGACACCGGTGCGGACGGCGTCGCCATCGACGACTACTACGACCTGCTGGATCCGATCACCTATCACCCAGGCAAAGCGGCAGCGGCCGATGCGGTGGGTCACGGCACGGCCCTCGCCACGCTGATCCGTGAAGTAGCTCCGCAGTGCACCCTCACCGTGATCCGGACCACGGACAGCACGACGATTCCGTTGTGGCACTTGCTGGCGGGCATCGCCATGGCCGTGATCGATGCGCAAGCCGAGATATTGAACCTGAGCCTGGGCCTGGCAAACATTACCGGAACCTGCACCCGCTGCGGAGCCTCACCCACTGCCCGGGGTTTCGCACTCGAGTATCTGATGAAGGCCCTGCGCCGCATGGCCAGTCACTGGTTCCCCGGTCTGCAGCCGCCCACCTATGTCGCCGCCACCGGCAACGACGGCAGCGGCCAGGGCTTCTTCCTGCCGGCCCGCTACGATGTCTCCCTGGCTGTCGGCTCAGTGAATCAGAAGGGTCAGCGCTCGAGTTTCAGCACATACGGATCCTATCAACACTCCAATTACGTCATGGCGCCGGGTGGCGAGAAGGCCAACGGCCGCACCACCGAGTTTCCCGTGTCAGACAACAACGACGATTACTGTGGCACCTCAATCGCAGCCGCGTATGCTTCGAGCGTTTTGGCGCTGCTGCGCACCGACGACTCTTCAGCCGACCTGCTGCAACTGGCCGCCCAAAAGGTCTCCGCGGCGTCGCCTGCCTCGGTTTGCGGCAGCGGCCGGATCGAATATTCCTAG
- a CDS encoding sulfite oxidase-like oxidoreductase — translation MFDLELKKLQTEEPRTPEGLPEDIIVSPDTHRANRIPPGQSRTRKWPILDAGGPPRIDMEKWRLELHGLVEKEASFDWAQFQQLPRTKVFSDFHCVTRWSRLGNVWEGVSTRDLMKAVGTISPRARYVLVHGYDFGWTTNLPLDQFLAEDALIATHHDGEPLSVEHGAPARLIVPRLYAWKSAKWIGGLEFIENDKAGFWERNGYHMNGDPWREERFGY, via the coding sequence ATGTTCGATCTCGAGTTGAAGAAGTTGCAGACGGAGGAGCCCCGGACGCCCGAGGGCCTGCCCGAAGACATCATCGTCAGCCCGGACACCCACCGCGCCAACCGCATCCCGCCCGGCCAGAGCCGCACCCGCAAGTGGCCCATTCTGGACGCCGGCGGCCCGCCGCGCATCGACATGGAAAAGTGGCGGCTCGAGCTCCATGGCCTGGTCGAAAAGGAAGCCTCGTTTGACTGGGCCCAGTTCCAGCAACTCCCTCGAACCAAAGTCTTTAGCGACTTCCATTGCGTCACACGCTGGAGCCGCCTGGGCAACGTCTGGGAGGGTGTCTCCACACGCGACCTGATGAAGGCCGTTGGAACTATTTCCCCTCGCGCGCGGTATGTATTAGTGCATGGGTACGATTTTGGCTGGACCACGAACCTGCCCCTCGATCAGTTCCTGGCGGAAGACGCCCTGATCGCCACACACCATGACGGCGAACCCCTTTCAGTCGAACACGGCGCCCCGGCCCGCCTCATCGTGCCCCGGCTCTACGCCTGGAAGAGCGCCAAGTGGATCGGCGGCCTCGAGTTCATCGAGAACGACAAAGCCGGGTTCTGGGAACGCAACGGCTACCATATGAATGGAGACCCCTGGCGGGAGGAACGTTTTGGCTACTGA
- a CDS encoding helix-turn-helix domain-containing protein, with amino-acid sequence MLLREHRIKRKVRLEDIAEATKISRRFLEAIEMGEYGKLPGGVFTTSYIRQYAAAIGFEADEILADCQSSLGESQPERREPGSEAPASATKWYRFLSLG; translated from the coding sequence TTGCTCCTGCGGGAGCACCGGATCAAGCGCAAGGTGCGCCTGGAAGATATCGCCGAAGCCACCAAGATCAGCCGCCGGTTTTTGGAAGCGATTGAGATGGGCGAGTATGGCAAGTTGCCGGGTGGCGTGTTTACTACGAGTTACATTCGCCAGTATGCGGCGGCCATTGGGTTTGAGGCGGACGAGATTCTGGCGGACTGCCAGTCGAGTCTCGGAGAATCGCAGCCGGAGCGGCGTGAGCCGGGCAGCGAGGCGCCTGCGAGTGCGACGAAGTGGTATCGATTCCTGTCGCTTGGGTAA
- a CDS encoding flagellar biosynthesis anti-sigma factor FlgM, producing MRIDTNNMAGIGASGLDRTQSADAVEQQAGQAVAKRGAGGATDQVNLSVLAERLQSMEPQSPERQARLEQLSAAYQAGTYNPDPMAVSEAMIDDATSSSGDASGRVGPG from the coding sequence ATGCGCATAGACACCAACAATATGGCCGGTATCGGAGCCTCAGGGCTAGATCGTACCCAAAGTGCGGACGCGGTCGAACAGCAGGCAGGGCAGGCGGTTGCCAAGCGTGGCGCCGGGGGCGCTACCGATCAGGTCAATCTCTCTGTTTTGGCGGAGCGGCTGCAATCGATGGAGCCGCAGTCTCCTGAGCGGCAGGCGCGGTTGGAGCAACTGTCGGCTGCCTACCAGGCCGGCACGTACAACCCGGATCCGATGGCGGTGAGTGAAGCGATGATAGACGATGCCACGAGCTCGAGCGGTGACGCTTCGGGCCGCGTGGGTCCAGGCTAG
- a CDS encoding flagellin N-terminal helical domain-containing protein: MIRSIDGSTDLYLNRLRQINERMTKAQSEVSGGKRVEAASDDPAVLSNLLQVRTDLARLTQVSTNLDRVRSEADSAEGAMQNAVRMFDQVRTLGLSAANSEQTAVSRASVADQIGTLLERMVGLGNTQVAGRFIFSGDGDQGPAYQLDLQQNPPWSSYLGSASSRLVAHPNGGVIEVAQDAQTIFDNSDPSRNVFQAMENLRQALVANDTEAIEAALAPLPGVSDHLNSSLSFYGNVQNRLEDAVNTSSREQVRLKQDQSSLADADQTQAILDLTQLKYGQQAALEVHAKMGKTSLFDYMG, encoded by the coding sequence ATGATTCGATCCATTGACGGCAGTACGGATCTGTACCTCAACAGGCTGCGGCAGATCAACGAGCGGATGACGAAGGCCCAGAGCGAAGTCAGTGGCGGGAAGCGTGTCGAAGCGGCGTCGGATGATCCGGCGGTGCTGTCGAACCTGCTGCAGGTGCGGACTGACCTGGCGCGGCTGACCCAGGTCAGCACGAACCTCGACCGGGTCCGTTCCGAGGCGGATTCGGCTGAAGGCGCGATGCAGAACGCGGTTAGGATGTTCGATCAGGTCCGCACGCTGGGCTTGAGCGCCGCCAACAGTGAGCAGACCGCTGTGTCGCGGGCGAGCGTGGCCGATCAGATTGGAACGCTGCTGGAGCGGATGGTCGGGCTGGGCAACACGCAGGTGGCCGGGCGCTTCATCTTCTCGGGCGATGGCGACCAGGGGCCCGCCTATCAGCTTGACCTGCAGCAGAACCCGCCCTGGAGCAGTTATCTGGGGTCGGCCTCCAGCCGCCTGGTGGCGCATCCCAATGGCGGTGTCATCGAGGTCGCACAGGACGCCCAGACGATCTTCGACAATTCCGATCCCAGCAGGAACGTGTTTCAGGCCATGGAGAATCTACGCCAGGCTTTGGTCGCCAACGACACGGAGGCGATTGAGGCCGCGCTGGCGCCATTGCCCGGTGTTTCCGACCATCTCAACTCGTCTTTGAGCTTCTATGGGAATGTACAGAATCGATTGGAAGACGCGGTGAATACCTCATCGAGGGAGCAGGTGCGGCTGAAGCAGGATCAGAGCAGCCTGGCCGATGCGGATCAAACCCAGGCGATTCTGGATCTCACGCAATTGAAGTATGGCCAGCAGGCGGCCCTGGAGGTGCACGCCAAGATGGGGAAGACCAGCCTGTTCGACTACATGGGGTAG